The following proteins are encoded in a genomic region of Panthera leo isolate Ple1 chromosome F2, P.leo_Ple1_pat1.1, whole genome shotgun sequence:
- the PABPC1 gene encoding polyadenylate-binding protein 1 isoform X1: MNPSAPSYPMASLYVGDLHPDVTEAMLYEKFSPAGPILSIRVCRDMITRRSLGYAYVNFQQPADAERALDTMNFDVIKGKPVRIMWSQRDPSLRKSGVGNIFIKNLDKSIDNKALYDTFSAFGNILSCKVVCDENGSKGYGFVHFETQEAAERAIEKMNGMLLNDRKVFVGRFKSRKEREAELGARAKEFTNVYIKNFGEDMDDERLKDLFGKFGPALSVKVMTDESGKSKGFGFVSFERHEDAQKAVDEMNGKELNGKQIYVGRAQKKVERQTELKRKFEQMKQDRITRYQGVNLYVKNLDDGIDDERLRKEFSPFGTITSAKVMMEGGRSKGFGFVCFSSPEEATKAVTEMNGRIVATKPLYVALAQRKEERQAHLTNQYMQRMASVRAVPNPVINPYQPAPPSGYFMAAIPQTQNRAAYYPPSQIAQLRPSPRWTAQGARPHPFQNMPGAIRPAAPRPPFSTMRPASSQVPRVMSTQRVANTSTQTMGPRPAAAAAAATPAVRTVPQYKYAAGVRNPQQHLNAQPQVTMQQPAVHVQGQEPLTASMLASAPPQEQKQMLGERLFPLIQAMHPTLAGKITGMLLEIDNSELLHMLESPESLRSKVDEAVAVLQAHQAKEAAQKAVNSATGVPTV; encoded by the exons ATGAACCCCAGCGCCCCCAGCTACCCCATGGCCTCGCTCTACGTGGGGGACCTACACCCCGACGTGACCGAGGCGATGCTCTACGAGAAGTTCAGCCCGGCCGGGCCCATCCTCTCCATCCGGGTCTGCAGGGACATGATCACCCGCCGCTCCTTGGGCTACGCGTATGTGAACTTCCAGCAGCCGGCGGACG CGGAGCGTGCTTTGGACACCATGAATTTTGATGTTATAAAGGGCAAGCCAGTACGCATCATGTGGTCTCAGCGTGATCCATCACTTCGCAAAAGTGGAGTGGGCaacatattcattaaaaatttggaCAAATCCATTGATAATAAAGCACTGTATGATACATTTTCTGCTTTTGGTAACATCCTTTCATGTAAG GTGGTTTGTGATGAAAATGGTTCCAAAGGTTATGGATTTGTACATTTTGAGACACAGGAAGCAGCTGAAAGAGCTATTGAAAAAATGAATGGGATGCTTCTAAATGATCGCAAAGT atttgttGGACGATTTAAGTCTCGTAAAGAACGAGAAGCAGAACTCGGAGCTAGGGCAAAAGAGTTCACCAATGTTTACATCAAGAATTTTGGAGAAGATATGGATGATGAGCGCCTTAAGGATCTCTTTGGCAAGTTTG gaCCTGCCTTAAGTGTGAAAGTAATGACTGATGAAAGTGGAAAATCCAAAGGTTTTGGATTTGTAAGCTTCGAAAGGCATGAAGATGCACAGAAA GCTGTGGATGAGATGAACGGGAAGGAGCTCAATGGAAAACAAATTTACGTTGGTCGAGCTCAGAAAAAAGTGGAACGGCAGACGGAACTTAAGCGCAAATTTGAACAGATGAAGCAAGATAGGATCACCAGATACCAG ggtGTTAACCTTTATGTGAAAAATCTTGATGATGGTATTGATGATGAACGTCTCCGCAAAGAGTTTTCTCCTTTTGGTACAATCACTAGTGCAAAG GTCATGATGGAGGGTGGTCGCAGCAAAGGGTTTGGTTTTGTATGTTTCTCCTCCCCAGAAGAAGCCACAAAAGCAGTTACAGAAATGAATGGTAGAATTGTGGCCACCAAGCCATTGTATGTAGCTTTAGCTCAGCGCAAAGAAGAGCGCCAGGCTCACCTCACTAACCAGTATATGCAGAGAATGGCAAGTGTCCGAGCTGTGCCCAACCCTGTAATCAACCCCTACCAGCCAGCACCTCCTTCAGGTTACTTCATGGCAGCTATCCCACAG ACTCAGAACCGTGCTGCGTACTACCCTCCTAGCCAGATTGCTCAACTCAGACCAAGTCCTCGCTGGACTGCTCAGGGTGCCAGACCTCATC CATTCCAAAATATGCCCGGTGCTATCCGCCCAGCCGCTCCTAGACCACCATTTAGTACTATGAGACCAGCTTCTTCACAGGTTCCACGAGTCATGTCCACACAGCGTGTTG CTAACACGTCAACACAGACGATGGGTCCACGTCCTGCAGCTGCTGCCGCTGCAGCCACTCCTGCGGTCCGCACCGTTCCACAGTATAAGTACGCCGCCGGGGTCCGCAATCCGCAGCAGCATCTGAATGCACAGCCGCAAGTTACCATGCAGCAG cCTGCTGTCCATGTACAAGGTCAGGAGCCTTTGACTGCTTCCATGTTGGCATCTGCCCCTCCTCAAGAGCAAAAGCAAATGTTGG GTGAGCGGCTCTTTCCTCTAATTCAAGCCATGCACCCTACTCTTGCTGGTAAAATCACTGGCATGTTGTTGGAGATTGATAATTCAGAACTTCTTCATATGCTTGAGTCTCCAGAGTCTCTCCGTTCTAAA GTTGACGAAGCTGTAGCCGTACTACAAGCCCACCAAGCGAAAGAGGCTGCCCAGAAAGCAGTTAACAGTGCCACTGGTGTTCCAACTGTTTAA
- the PABPC1 gene encoding polyadenylate-binding protein 1 isoform X2, with translation MNPSAPSYPMASLYVGDLHPDVTEAMLYEKFSPAGPILSIRVCRDMITRRSLGYAYVNFQQPADAERALDTMNFDVIKGKPVRIMWSQRDPSLRKSGVGNIFIKNLDKSIDNKALYDTFSAFGNILSCKVVCDENGSKGYGFVHFETQEAAERAIEKMNGMLLNDRKVFVGRFKSRKEREAELGARAKEFTNVYIKNFGEDMDDERLKDLFGPALSVKVMTDESGKSKGFGFVSFERHEDAQKAVDEMNGKELNGKQIYVGRAQKKVERQTELKRKFEQMKQDRITRYQGVNLYVKNLDDGIDDERLRKEFSPFGTITSAKVMMEGGRSKGFGFVCFSSPEEATKAVTEMNGRIVATKPLYVALAQRKEERQAHLTNQYMQRMASVRAVPNPVINPYQPAPPSGYFMAAIPQTQNRAAYYPPSQIAQLRPSPRWTAQGARPHPFQNMPGAIRPAAPRPPFSTMRPASSQVPRVMSTQRVANTSTQTMGPRPAAAAAAATPAVRTVPQYKYAAGVRNPQQHLNAQPQVTMQQPAVHVQGQEPLTASMLASAPPQEQKQMLGERLFPLIQAMHPTLAGKITGMLLEIDNSELLHMLESPESLRSKVDEAVAVLQAHQAKEAAQKAVNSATGVPTV, from the exons ATGAACCCCAGCGCCCCCAGCTACCCCATGGCCTCGCTCTACGTGGGGGACCTACACCCCGACGTGACCGAGGCGATGCTCTACGAGAAGTTCAGCCCGGCCGGGCCCATCCTCTCCATCCGGGTCTGCAGGGACATGATCACCCGCCGCTCCTTGGGCTACGCGTATGTGAACTTCCAGCAGCCGGCGGACG CGGAGCGTGCTTTGGACACCATGAATTTTGATGTTATAAAGGGCAAGCCAGTACGCATCATGTGGTCTCAGCGTGATCCATCACTTCGCAAAAGTGGAGTGGGCaacatattcattaaaaatttggaCAAATCCATTGATAATAAAGCACTGTATGATACATTTTCTGCTTTTGGTAACATCCTTTCATGTAAG GTGGTTTGTGATGAAAATGGTTCCAAAGGTTATGGATTTGTACATTTTGAGACACAGGAAGCAGCTGAAAGAGCTATTGAAAAAATGAATGGGATGCTTCTAAATGATCGCAAAGT atttgttGGACGATTTAAGTCTCGTAAAGAACGAGAAGCAGAACTCGGAGCTAGGGCAAAAGAGTTCACCAATGTTTACATCAAGAATTTTGGAGAAGATATGGATGATGAGCGCCTTAAGGATCTCTTTG gaCCTGCCTTAAGTGTGAAAGTAATGACTGATGAAAGTGGAAAATCCAAAGGTTTTGGATTTGTAAGCTTCGAAAGGCATGAAGATGCACAGAAA GCTGTGGATGAGATGAACGGGAAGGAGCTCAATGGAAAACAAATTTACGTTGGTCGAGCTCAGAAAAAAGTGGAACGGCAGACGGAACTTAAGCGCAAATTTGAACAGATGAAGCAAGATAGGATCACCAGATACCAG ggtGTTAACCTTTATGTGAAAAATCTTGATGATGGTATTGATGATGAACGTCTCCGCAAAGAGTTTTCTCCTTTTGGTACAATCACTAGTGCAAAG GTCATGATGGAGGGTGGTCGCAGCAAAGGGTTTGGTTTTGTATGTTTCTCCTCCCCAGAAGAAGCCACAAAAGCAGTTACAGAAATGAATGGTAGAATTGTGGCCACCAAGCCATTGTATGTAGCTTTAGCTCAGCGCAAAGAAGAGCGCCAGGCTCACCTCACTAACCAGTATATGCAGAGAATGGCAAGTGTCCGAGCTGTGCCCAACCCTGTAATCAACCCCTACCAGCCAGCACCTCCTTCAGGTTACTTCATGGCAGCTATCCCACAG ACTCAGAACCGTGCTGCGTACTACCCTCCTAGCCAGATTGCTCAACTCAGACCAAGTCCTCGCTGGACTGCTCAGGGTGCCAGACCTCATC CATTCCAAAATATGCCCGGTGCTATCCGCCCAGCCGCTCCTAGACCACCATTTAGTACTATGAGACCAGCTTCTTCACAGGTTCCACGAGTCATGTCCACACAGCGTGTTG CTAACACGTCAACACAGACGATGGGTCCACGTCCTGCAGCTGCTGCCGCTGCAGCCACTCCTGCGGTCCGCACCGTTCCACAGTATAAGTACGCCGCCGGGGTCCGCAATCCGCAGCAGCATCTGAATGCACAGCCGCAAGTTACCATGCAGCAG cCTGCTGTCCATGTACAAGGTCAGGAGCCTTTGACTGCTTCCATGTTGGCATCTGCCCCTCCTCAAGAGCAAAAGCAAATGTTGG GTGAGCGGCTCTTTCCTCTAATTCAAGCCATGCACCCTACTCTTGCTGGTAAAATCACTGGCATGTTGTTGGAGATTGATAATTCAGAACTTCTTCATATGCTTGAGTCTCCAGAGTCTCTCCGTTCTAAA GTTGACGAAGCTGTAGCCGTACTACAAGCCCACCAAGCGAAAGAGGCTGCCCAGAAAGCAGTTAACAGTGCCACTGGTGTTCCAACTGTTTAA